The following coding sequences lie in one Vibrio sp. BS-M-Sm-2 genomic window:
- a CDS encoding ornithine carbamoyltransferase codes for MAFNLRNRNFLKLLDFTPREIQHLLDLSMELKKAKYNGYEQPTLTGKNIALIFEKTSTRTRCAFEVAAFDQGARVSYLGPSGSQIGHKESMKDTARVLGRMYDGIEYRGFGQEIVEELGAYAGVPVWNGLTDEFHPTQILADFLTMTEYGRGKQLHEISFAYLGDARNNMGNSLMVGAAKMGMDIRLVAPKQFWPQEELLAQCREIAEHTGGKITLTEDVQEGVQGCDFLYTDVWVSMGEAKEAWAERINLMMPYQVNMEMIKATGNPHVKFMHCLPAFHGEDTTVGKQLAAEYPQLKDGVEVTDEVVESEYSIVFDEAENRMHTIKAVMVATLGS; via the coding sequence ATGGCTTTTAACCTACGCAATCGTAACTTCCTAAAACTACTAGATTTCACTCCACGCGAAATTCAACACTTGTTAGATCTTTCTATGGAGCTAAAAAAAGCGAAGTACAACGGTTACGAACAGCCGACACTGACTGGCAAAAACATTGCACTTATCTTTGAGAAAACCTCAACTCGTACTCGCTGTGCATTCGAAGTCGCGGCATTCGACCAAGGTGCTCGCGTGTCTTACTTAGGTCCATCTGGCTCTCAAATTGGCCACAAAGAATCTATGAAAGATACCGCTCGCGTTCTTGGCCGTATGTACGATGGCATTGAATACCGCGGCTTCGGTCAAGAGATCGTTGAAGAACTAGGCGCTTACGCTGGTGTACCTGTATGGAATGGTCTGACTGACGAATTCCACCCAACTCAAATCTTGGCTGACTTCCTAACCATGACGGAATACGGCCGTGGTAAACAACTGCATGAAATCAGCTTTGCTTATCTAGGCGATGCTCGTAACAACATGGGCAACTCTCTGATGGTTGGCGCTGCGAAAATGGGTATGGACATCCGCCTTGTAGCTCCAAAGCAATTCTGGCCACAAGAAGAGCTACTAGCTCAATGTCGTGAAATCGCAGAACACACTGGCGGCAAAATCACGCTAACAGAAGATGTTCAAGAAGGCGTGCAGGGTTGTGACTTCCTATACACCGACGTTTGGGTATCCATGGGCGAAGCGAAAGAAGCATGGGCTGAGCGTATCAACCTAATGATGCCTTACCAAGTGAACATGGAAATGATCAAAGCAACAGGCAACCCACATGTGAAATTCATGCACTGCCTACCGGCTTTCCACGGCGAAGATACAACAGTCGGTAAGCAACTTGCTGCTGAATATCCGCAACTTAAAGATGGCGTAGAAGTGACAGATGAAGTAGTCGAGTCTGAATACTCAATCGTATTCGATGAAGCAGAAAACCGCATGCACACCATCAAAGCAGTCATGGTTGCGACACTAGGCAGCTAA
- the arcC gene encoding carbamate kinase, translated as MTKQTVVVALGGNALLRRGEPLEADVQRRNIETAVKTISEIAKVYNVVLVHGNGPQVGLLALQGLEYKKVNPYPLDVLGSETQGMIGYMLMQEFKNYLPNRNISCMLTQMTVDPNDPAFADPTKPIGPIYEEAEARELAEKFHWIVKPDGQHFRRVVPSPRPTGIVEHEAITQLIGAGHLVICTGGGGIPVKKENGKLVGVEAVIDKDMSAAFLAKQLDADALLILTDADAVYLDWGKPTQHALRSTTPSELAQFEFDAGSMGPKIEASCEFIQQGGKVVGIGALEDGLQILQGLAGTNITKD; from the coding sequence ATGACTAAGCAAACTGTTGTTGTCGCACTCGGTGGAAACGCCCTACTTCGTCGTGGTGAGCCGTTAGAAGCCGATGTTCAGCGCCGTAATATTGAAACAGCTGTTAAAACCATCTCTGAAATCGCGAAAGTGTACAACGTGGTTTTAGTTCACGGTAATGGCCCACAAGTTGGTTTACTTGCTCTGCAAGGTTTGGAATACAAAAAAGTAAATCCGTATCCATTGGATGTGTTGGGCAGTGAGACTCAAGGCATGATCGGCTACATGTTGATGCAGGAGTTCAAAAACTATCTGCCTAACCGCAACATCTCATGCATGTTGACGCAAATGACAGTTGATCCAAACGATCCTGCATTCGCAGATCCAACCAAGCCGATTGGTCCGATCTACGAAGAAGCTGAAGCGCGTGAATTGGCTGAGAAATTCCACTGGATCGTTAAACCAGACGGCCAACACTTCCGTCGCGTGGTGCCAAGCCCACGCCCTACTGGCATTGTTGAGCACGAAGCAATCACCCAACTTATCGGTGCCGGCCACCTAGTAATTTGTACTGGCGGCGGTGGCATCCCAGTCAAAAAAGAAAACGGCAAATTAGTCGGTGTTGAAGCGGTTATCGACAAAGACATGTCAGCGGCTTTCTTAGCGAAACAACTGGATGCGGATGCGCTGCTTATTTTGACCGACGCTGACGCTGTTTACCTTGACTGGGGCAAACCGACTCAACACGCACTGCGTAGCACTACACCAAGTGAACTGGCGCAATTCGAATTTGATGCAGGCTCAATGGGGCCAAAAATTGAAGCGTCGTGCGAATTCATCCAACAAGGCGGCAAGGTCGTCGGTATCGGTGCGCTCGAAGATGGTTTGCAAATCCTGCAAGGCCTGGCGGGCACCAATATCACCAAAGATTAA
- the arcA gene encoding arginine deiminase yields the protein MSKFYVGSEIGQLRRVLVHRPRRALTHLTPSNCHDLLFDDVLAVERAGKEHDAFTKTLRDQGVEVLLLTDLLADTLAVPEAKDWLLNHQVSDYRLGKTFANDVRCYLGDLPNLELAKILTGGLSYAEMPMKSSSMMQGMHAPTDFIIEPLPNHLFTRDTSCWVYGGVSINPMAKPARQRETNHVRAIYRWHPTFAGQDFIKYFGDEENISYDNSTIEGGDVLVIGRGTVLIGMSERTTAQGVEHLASSLFKHGQAKQVIAMQLPKHRSCMHLDTVMTHMNEDTFSVYPEVVSKDVQCWNLTGDESGAVKVKEEGYFVTAIEKALGVDKLNLITTGGDNFHAEREQWNDANNVLTVKPGVVIGYEGNTYTNEKYDKAGITVLPIPGDELGRGRGGARCMSCPIERDGI from the coding sequence ATGAGTAAGTTCTATGTTGGTTCTGAAATAGGTCAATTACGCCGCGTTCTAGTTCACCGCCCAAGACGCGCACTGACTCACCTAACACCCTCTAACTGTCACGATTTGCTATTTGATGACGTACTGGCTGTTGAGCGCGCAGGTAAAGAGCATGATGCATTTACTAAAACGCTACGTGATCAAGGTGTTGAAGTTCTTCTTCTTACTGACCTACTAGCAGACACACTAGCAGTGCCAGAAGCGAAAGATTGGCTTTTGAATCATCAAGTTTCTGATTACCGCTTAGGTAAAACTTTTGCTAATGACGTGCGTTGCTACTTAGGCGACTTACCGAACTTAGAGCTAGCAAAAATCCTAACGGGCGGTCTGTCTTACGCTGAAATGCCAATGAAATCATCTTCAATGATGCAAGGCATGCACGCACCGACCGACTTCATTATCGAACCGCTACCAAATCACCTATTTACTCGTGACACATCTTGCTGGGTATACGGTGGCGTATCTATCAACCCGATGGCGAAACCTGCTCGCCAACGTGAAACCAACCATGTTCGCGCTATTTACCGCTGGCACCCAACATTCGCAGGCCAAGACTTCATTAAATACTTTGGTGATGAAGAAAATATCAGCTACGACAACTCAACGATTGAAGGTGGTGACGTTCTTGTTATCGGTCGTGGCACAGTTCTTATCGGTATGTCTGAGCGTACAACAGCACAAGGTGTTGAGCACTTAGCGTCTAGCCTATTCAAACACGGTCAAGCGAAACAAGTTATCGCAATGCAACTACCAAAACACCGCTCTTGCATGCACTTAGACACCGTTATGACTCACATGAACGAAGATACCTTCTCTGTTTACCCTGAAGTTGTAAGTAAAGACGTGCAGTGCTGGAACCTAACTGGCGATGAGTCTGGCGCAGTGAAAGTGAAAGAAGAGGGCTACTTCGTAACGGCTATCGAAAAAGCACTTGGCGTAGACAAGCTAAACCTAATCACGACCGGTGGTGACAACTTCCATGCAGAACGCGAACAGTGGAACGATGCGAACAACGTTCTTACCGTTAAACCAGGCGTTGTTATTGGCTACGAAGGCAATACATACACCAACGAAAAATACGACAAAGCAGGCATCACGGTTCTTCCTATCCCTGGAGATGAACTTGGCCGCGGTCGCGGTGGCGCACGCTGCATGAGCTGCCCAATTGAGCGTGATGGTATCTAA